The following proteins are encoded in a genomic region of Ananas comosus cultivar F153 linkage group 25, ASM154086v1, whole genome shotgun sequence:
- the LOC109703531 gene encoding pentatricopeptide repeat-containing protein At3g26782, mitochondrial-like codes for MLIRCARPYHIHPMLKRCVSAAPRRDSYYYSRLLQSHSDPDPLAQIHAQITISGLAHNPFLASKLVSRYAGLGPRGVGDARKVFDRAPQRDVLLWNVMIRGCANSGPHAEAVAIFARMRRGSVTANCYTYPFVLKACAALDDERFGKSVHANVVRIGIDRNIFVGNALVAFYAKGSEVEMARKVFDEMCVKDLVTWNSMIAGYAQNDHASEAVELLHGMLQNDLVYEPDRVTLVAVLPAFSALAAAQEGLWAHSYAVKRGIEMDANLGSGFISLYANCGCLDTARQVFDRIPKPNLVVYNTMIQAYGNHGHASEALEVFDEMLQRGVAPDDICFVCVLSACSHAGLVDKGFEIFEMMENYGVEKGQVHFACMVDLLGRAGQLGRGLELIRNMPFKPEKDVWGALLGACRINNNIELAEEAANRLFLLDPDNAGRYAALAKMYEDVGRWEDAARVRKAMRDRGVKKPLGCSMVEVDAEVHAFGVEDESHPMAGVIFDVLEQLQRVAEEEEVALMV; via the coding sequence ATGCTTATCAGATGTGCTCGTCCTTACCACATCCACCCAATGCTCAAAAGATGCGTAAGCGCAGCTCCGCGCAGGGACTCCTACTACTACTCTCGTCTCCTCCAATCGCACTCCGATCCCGACCCCCTCGCCCAAATCCACGCCCAAATCACCATCTCCGGGCTCGCCCATAACCCTTTTTTGGCCTCCAAGCTCGTGAGCCGCTACGCGGGGCTCGGCCCCCGCGGCGTCGGCGACGCACGCAAGGTGTTCGACCGCGCGCCCCAGAGAGACGTGCTCCTCTGGAACGTCATGATCCGCGGCTGCGCCAATTCCGGGCCGCACGCCGAAGCCGTCGCAATCTTCGCCCGCATGCGCCGGGGCTCCGTCACCGCGAATTGTTATACCTACCCGTTTGTGCTCAAAGCTTGCGCGGCGCTCGACGACGAGCGCTTCGGCAAATCGGTCCATGCCAATGTCGTGAGAATCGGGATTGACCGGAATATCTTTGTGGGCAATGCGTTGGTCGCGTTCTACGCGAAAGGCAGCGAGGTCGAGATGGCGAGGAAGGTGTTCGATGAAATGTGTGTAAAAGATCTCGTTACGTGGAATTCGATGATCGCGGGCTACGCTCAGAATGATCACGCAAGCGAAGCCGTTGAGCTTCTCCATGGGATGTTACAGAATGATTTAGTTTACGAGCCCGACCGTGTAACGCTTGTGGCTGTTCTTCCTGCATTCTCCGCATTGGCGGCTGCACAGGAAGGTTTATGGGCTCACTCCTATGCAGTAAAGAGAGGTATAGAAATGGACGCCAACTTGGGCAGTGGATTCATTAGTTTGTATGCAAATTGTGGTTGCTTGGACACCGCCCGCCAGGTATTCGACCGGATTCCCAAACCAAATCTTGTTGTGTATAACACGATGATTCAGGCTTATGGGAACCATGGGCATGCTTCGGAAGCACTTGAGGTGTTTGATGAGATGCTACAAAGAGGTGTCGCCCCGGACGACATATGTTTCGTTTGCGTGCTCTCGGCTTGTAGTCACGCGGGGCTGGTTGACAAGGGTTTTGAGATATTTGAAATGATGGAAAACTATGGAGTAGAGAAGGGACAAGTTCATTTCGCCTGCATGGTGGACCTATTAGGCCGAGCGGGCCAATTGGGTCGGGGATTGGAGCTCATCAGGAACATGCCGTTCAAGCCGGAGAAGGATGTGTGGGGTGCGTTATTGGGCGCTTGTAGGATAAACAACAATATAGAGCTTGCGGAGGAGGCGGCCAATCGGTTATTTCTTCTCGACCCGGACAATGCAGGGCGGTACGCTGCGTTGGCTAAGATGTACGAGGATGTAGGGAGGTGGGAGGACGCAGCAAGGGTGAGGAAGGCGATGAGGGATAGAGGTGTGAAAAAGCCGCTTGGGTGTAGCATGGTGGAGGTGGATGCGGAGGTACATGCGTTCGGCGTGGAAGATGAGTCGCATCCGATGGCGGGAGTGATTTTTGACGTGTTAGAGCAGCTGCAGAGGGtggctgaggaagaagaagtggCTCTAATGGTTTAA
- the LOC109728942 gene encoding cell division cycle 20.2, cofactor of APC complex-like — MFLLSEFAATGPRPFMPSLRNCSRDRSSYEDADRFIPNRSAMDFDFANYMLTQSRKDKKNAAAASTSKEAYRKLLDEVLLNNRTRILAFNSKPLAPPERASSSHQTKSARRQRHIPQSPERALDASELIDDYYLNLLDWGCSNVLSIALGNTVYLWDASRRSTSELVTVDEDNGPVTSVSWAPDGRHIAVGLNSSNIQLWDSSSGRLLRTLTGVHQSRVGSLAWNKNILTTGGMDGMIVNNDVRVRSHVVHAYHGHRMEVCGLKWSGSGQQLASGGNDNLLHIWDLSMASSALAPGQNQWRHRFEDHMAAVKALAWCPFQSNLLASGGGVSDQCIKFWNTHTGVCINSIDTGSQVCSLQWNKNERELLSSHGFARNQLTLWQYPSMRKITELMGHTSRVLFMAQSPDGCTVASAGGDEVLMFWNVFGDPKVPKPSPKKSDAVPFANFNYIR, encoded by the exons ATGTTCCTCCTCTCGGAATTTGCTGCGACAGGGCCGAGGCCGTTCATGCCTTCTCTGCGCAATTGCTCCAGAGACCGATCTTCCTATGAGGAC GCTGATAGATTCATCCCAAATCGGTCAGCGATGGACTTCGACTTTGCAAACTACATGCTAACCCAATCAAGAAAGGATAAGAAGAACGCGGCAGCGGCTTCCACCTCCAAAGAGGCGTATCGAAAGCTTCTTGATGAGGTCCTTCTGAACAACAGAACCAGAATTCTTGCTTTCAACAGCAAGCCCCTTGCACCGCCTGAAAGGGCTTCCTCCTCCCACCAAACCAAGTCCGCAAGGCGGCAACGCCACATTCCGCAG TCTCCTGAGAGGGCATTGGATGCATCCGAACTTATTGACGACTACTATTTGAATCTGCTAGACTGGGGATGTAGCAATGTTCTGTCGATAGCCCTCGGGAATACAGTATACTTGTGGGATGCTTCACGTCGTTCTACTTCTGAGCTTGTCACTGTGGATGAAGATAACGGTCCCGTTACAAGTGTCAGCTGGGCTCCTGATGGCCGCCACATCGCCGTCGGCCTCAACTCTTCTAACATCCAATTGTGGGACTCGAGCTCTGGTCGATTG CTGAGGACTTTGACAGGGGTTCATCAGTCTCGGGTTGGTTCTCTTGCCTGGAATAAGAACATCCTAACGACGGGTGGAATGGATGGCATGATTGTGAACAATGATGTGAGAGTGAGATCCCATGTTGTCCATGCATACCATGGTCACCGAATGGAGGTTTGCGGACTGAAGTGGTCAGGCTCGGGTCAGCAGTTGGCGAGCGGAGGCAACGACAACCTCCTTCACATATGGGACCTGTCGATGGCTTCTTCTGCTCTGGCCCCAGGCCAAAATCAATGGCGCCACAGATTCGAGGACCACATGGCGGCCGTGAAGGCCCTTGCCTGGTGCCCGTTTCAGAGCAATTTGCTGGCTTCTGGAGGGGGCGTAAGTGACCAATGTATCAAGTTTTGGAATACCCATACAGGTGTTTGCATTAATTCGATTGACACTGGTTCGCAAGTGTGCTCTCTCCAATGGAATAAGAATGAGCGCGAGCtattgagctctcatgggttcgcTCGTAACCAGCTGACCCTTTGGCAGTACCCTTCGATGAGGAAGATCACGGAGCTCATGGGCCATACTTCTCGGGTTCTCTTCATGGCTCAG AGCCCTGATGGTTGCACGGTTGCATCTGCTGGAGGAGATGAAGTGCTCATGTTTTGGAATGTGTTTGGCGATCCTAAAGTGCCTAAGCCTTCTCCCAAGAAATCAGATGCTGTTCCCTTTGCCAATTTTAACTATATCAGGTGA
- the LOC109703532 gene encoding plastocyanin gives MATLTSAAVTIPSFTGLKAAAATRTTAASVAAPKAAPAGALSAHASLKKIGAAVAATAASAILAGNALAFDVLLGGSDGSLAFVPANFSVPAGETIVFKNNAGFPHNVVFDEDEIPSGVDASSISMSEEDLLNAPGETYTVTLKEKGTYTFYCSPHQGAGMVGKVTVN, from the coding sequence ATGGCCACCTTGACCTCTGCAGCTGTCACAATCCCTTCCTTCACCGGCCTCAAGGCCGCGGCCGCAACCCGCACCACCGCCGCCTCTGTTGCGGCCCCCAAGGCCGCCCCCGCGGGCGCCCTCTCCGCCCACGCCTCCCTCAAGAAGATcggcgccgccgtggccgccaccGCCGCGAGCGCCATCCTAGCGGGCAACGCGCTGGCGTTCGACGTGCTCCTCGGCGGGAGCGACGGCTCGCTCGCGTtcgtccccgccaacttctccGTCCCAGCGGGGGAGACCATCGTGTTCAAGAACAATGCTGGGTTCCCGCACAACGTCGTGTTCGACGAGGACGAGATCCCGTCGGGGGTCGACGCCTCGAGCATCTCGATGAGCGAGGAGGACCTGCTCAACGCCCCCGGCGAGACCTACACGGTGACGCTGAAGGAGAAGGGGACGTACACCTTCTACTGCTCGCCTCACCAGGGAGCAGGGATGGTGGGAAAAGTGACCGTTAACTAA
- the LOC109703701 gene encoding uncharacterized protein LOC109703701: protein RVIICSIFYFSGNPANEIVNLINTNRTAIKLPKLHDSPGLGCMALQYISECLGNCSNNNTVNCNPPEIDITEVYAPNCGVELPTLDTISGRLVACQQKYLQAEEPFLPILFRDKRTLSLLHSKEHTEVGVGFNRAHHGAFFWCVLFSSGRTNSTFVLESGSGIAQRSGCSSGANVQCSAGTKFLLIGPSVVITFSITLHYITAVIVF, encoded by the coding sequence CGAGTAATAATATGTTCCATCTTCTATTTTTCAGGAAATCCAGCTAACGAAATTGTCAATTTAATAAACACGAATCGCACAGCAATCAAGCTACCGAAACTCCACGACAGTCCCGGACTTGGTTGCATGGCTTTGCAGTATATATCAGAGTGCCTGGGCAACTGCAGCAATAATAACACGGTGAACTGTAATCCGCCTGAAATCGACATTACCGAAGTTTATGCTCCCAATTGCGGGGTAGAGTTGCCGACGCTCGACACTATATCCGGCCGTCTCGTGGCGTGTCAGCAAAAGTATCTTCAAGCAGAGGAACCATTCTTACCCATTCTTTTCCGGGACAAGAGAACACTCTCACTTCTCCACAGCAAAGAGCACACTGAAGTCGGAGTGGGGTTTAACAGAGCGCATCATGGGGCATTCTTCTGGTGTGTTTTGTTTAGCAGCGGGAGAACTAACTCGACTTTCGTACTCGAAAGTGGAAGCGGGATTGCACAGAGAAGCGGCTGTTCTAGCGGAGCGAATGTTCAGTGCAGTGCAGGAACAAAGTTCTTGCTGATAGGACCATCTGTTGTAATCACATTTTCTATTACACTTCACTACATTACTGCTGTGATAGTGTTTTAG